One genomic segment of Amycolatopsis sp. Hca4 includes these proteins:
- the eboE gene encoding metabolite traffic protein EboE, translated as MRFRHRDGTLVHLAYCTNVHQAEDLDGVLAQLARFGEPVRERLGVDRLGLGLWLARPVAAELAGDPAAVTRLRGELAARGLEVVTFNGFPYQGFHDPVVKHEVYRPDWAAPERTRYTLDLARLLAELLPDDAVRGSVSTLPLGWRTDWRGDGGQLDLLAKGLAGLGRPVRVAFEPEPGCVIETTAQAAALLSEVDKEWLGVCLDTCHLAVGFEEPAAALGRLDAAGLAVVKVQASAALEAADPADPGTRAALESFVEPRFLHQSNEGPPPGADDLDLALAGSLPGRSPWRVHFHVPLHADPAPPLTSTRPVLAAALAELFGGAAARTDHVEAETYTWQVLPDAPADDAGLVAGIAAELEWTRRELTALGLEEVRG; from the coding sequence GTGAGGTTCCGGCACCGTGACGGCACGCTCGTCCACCTCGCCTATTGCACCAACGTCCACCAGGCCGAAGACCTCGACGGCGTGCTCGCCCAGCTGGCCCGCTTCGGCGAGCCGGTGCGCGAGCGCCTCGGGGTGGACCGGCTCGGGCTCGGCCTGTGGCTGGCCCGGCCGGTGGCGGCCGAGCTGGCCGGCGACCCGGCCGCGGTGACCCGGCTGCGCGGCGAACTGGCCGCGCGGGGGCTGGAGGTCGTCACCTTCAACGGCTTCCCGTACCAAGGCTTCCACGACCCGGTCGTCAAGCACGAGGTGTACCGGCCGGACTGGGCGGCGCCCGAGCGCACGCGGTACACCCTGGACCTCGCTCGGCTGCTCGCCGAGCTGCTGCCGGACGACGCCGTGCGCGGCAGTGTCTCGACCCTGCCGCTCGGCTGGCGCACGGACTGGCGGGGCGACGGCGGTCAGCTGGACCTCCTCGCGAAGGGGCTGGCCGGGCTGGGCCGGCCGGTGCGGGTGGCGTTCGAGCCGGAGCCCGGCTGCGTCATCGAGACGACCGCGCAGGCGGCGGCTCTGCTGTCCGAAGTGGACAAGGAGTGGCTGGGTGTCTGCCTGGACACCTGCCACCTCGCGGTGGGGTTCGAAGAGCCGGCCGCCGCGCTGGGCCGGCTCGACGCCGCCGGGCTGGCCGTCGTCAAGGTCCAGGCGTCGGCCGCACTGGAGGCCGCCGATCCCGCCGATCCCGGGACGCGGGCCGCCCTGGAGTCCTTTGTGGAGCCCCGGTTCCTGCACCAGAGCAACGAAGGACCGCCACCCGGCGCCGACGACCTCGACCTGGCCCTGGCCGGCAGCCTCCCGGGGCGATCCCCGTGGCGGGTGCACTTCCACGTGCCGCTGCACGCCGACCCGGCACCGCCGCTGACGTCGACCCGGCCGGTACTGGCTGCCGCACTGGCCGAGCTGTTCGGCGGCGCGGCCGCGCGCACCGACCACGTCGAAGCCGAGACCTACACCTGGCAGGTGCTGCCGGACGCACCCGCCGACGACGCCGGGCTGGTCGCGGGCATCGCGGCCGAGCTGGAGTGGACCCGGCGGGAACTGACCGCCCTCGGCCTGGAAGAGGTGCGTGGATGA
- a CDS encoding TatD family hydrolase, producing MRIFDPHIHMSSRTTDDYAAMHAAGVRALVEPAFWLGQPRTNAGSFTDYFDSLVGWEPFRASQFGIAHHCTIALNPKEANDPRCVPVLELLPRYLEKDGVVAVGEIGYDSMTAEEDTAFAAQLALAIAHDLPALVHTPHRDKAAGTERSIAVVRESGIAPERVVLDHLNELTVAPAKESGCWLGFSIYPDTKMDEDRMVAILKEYGTERVLVNSAADWGKSDPLKTRKTGDAMLAAGFTEDDVDEVLWRNPVEFYGRSGRLSLDEVPPEAEFAGNSILRGARK from the coding sequence ATGCGCATCTTCGACCCCCACATCCACATGAGCTCGCGCACCACCGACGACTACGCGGCCATGCACGCCGCCGGCGTCCGGGCGCTGGTCGAACCGGCGTTCTGGCTCGGCCAGCCGCGCACGAACGCCGGCAGCTTCACCGACTACTTCGACTCCCTCGTCGGCTGGGAACCCTTCCGCGCGAGCCAGTTCGGCATCGCCCACCACTGCACGATCGCGCTCAACCCGAAGGAGGCCAACGACCCGCGCTGCGTCCCGGTGCTCGAACTGCTGCCGCGCTACCTGGAGAAGGACGGCGTGGTCGCGGTCGGCGAGATCGGCTACGACTCGATGACCGCCGAGGAAGACACGGCGTTCGCCGCCCAGCTCGCGCTGGCGATCGCCCACGACCTGCCCGCGCTCGTCCACACCCCGCACCGCGACAAGGCGGCCGGGACCGAGCGGAGCATCGCCGTCGTCCGCGAGTCGGGCATCGCGCCGGAACGGGTGGTGCTCGACCACCTCAACGAGCTGACCGTGGCTCCGGCCAAGGAGTCCGGCTGCTGGCTGGGCTTCTCCATCTACCCGGACACGAAGATGGACGAAGACCGGATGGTCGCGATCCTCAAGGAGTACGGCACCGAGCGCGTGCTGGTGAACTCGGCCGCCGACTGGGGCAAGAGCGACCCGCTCAAGACCCGCAAGACCGGCGACGCGATGCTCGCCGCCGGGTTCACCGAGGACGACGTCGACGAGGTGCTGTGGCGCAACCCGGTCGAGTTCTACGGCCGGAGCGGGCGGCTGTCGCTGGACGAAGTGCCGCCGGAAGCCGAGTTCGCGGGCAACTCGATCCTGCGGGGGGCGCGCAAGTGA
- a CDS encoding EboA domain-containing protein, translating into MNAWLEQALSDVAADATALRTVFPAVGRRVGRTVADTARVELLEAAPGAAAEMPGLYRYGDAAEKRAVLLGLSVVDTGDAGVELVADALRTNDTRLVTAAMGEYAATHLDAPAYRHGVLKCVFMGIPLEAVAGLDRRTDEELLRMLRDFAAERTAAGREVPADLRTLLNEQDG; encoded by the coding sequence GTGAACGCCTGGCTGGAACAGGCCCTGTCCGACGTGGCCGCCGACGCGACGGCCTTGCGCACGGTGTTCCCCGCCGTCGGCCGCCGGGTCGGCCGGACGGTGGCCGACACGGCTCGCGTGGAACTGCTCGAGGCGGCCCCCGGCGCCGCGGCGGAGATGCCCGGGCTTTACCGCTACGGTGACGCCGCCGAAAAGCGTGCGGTCCTCCTCGGACTGTCCGTTGTGGACACCGGGGACGCCGGTGTCGAACTGGTCGCGGACGCGCTCCGCACCAACGACACCCGCCTGGTGACCGCCGCGATGGGCGAGTACGCCGCCACCCACCTCGACGCGCCCGCCTACCGCCACGGCGTCCTCAAGTGCGTCTTCATGGGCATCCCCCTGGAAGCCGTGGCCGGCCTCGACCGCCGCACCGACGAAGAACTGCTCCGCATGCTGCGGGACTTCGCCGCCGAACGCACCGCGGCGGGCCGCGAAGTCCCCGCCGACCTCCGCACCCTGCTGAACGAACAGGACGGCTGA
- a CDS encoding sugar phosphate isomerase/epimerase, which translates to MRFGYGTNGFANHRLGDALRVLADLGYDGVALTLDHQHLDPFGPDLARRVAALAADLERLGLAVVIETGARFLLDPWRKHSPTFLDPDRARRVGFLTRAVTIAADLNAEAVSFWSGNKPADLEPENAWAYLVDGCAEVLEAADEQDVRLGFEPEPGMLVEDLDGYFELSRRLGDPARFGLTLDIGHCRCTESASVPDCVRRALPRLVNVQIDDMRRGTHEHLEFGKGEIDFPPVLAALEPYRGLVAVELPRDSHAAPRIARESLEFLRKAVTA; encoded by the coding sequence ATGAGGTTCGGGTACGGCACCAACGGCTTCGCCAACCACCGCCTCGGCGACGCCCTGCGCGTGCTGGCCGACCTCGGCTACGACGGCGTCGCGCTCACCCTCGACCACCAGCACCTCGACCCGTTCGGCCCGGACCTCGCCCGCCGCGTCGCCGCGCTGGCCGCTGACCTCGAGCGGCTCGGTCTCGCCGTGGTGATCGAGACCGGCGCCCGGTTCCTGCTCGACCCGTGGCGCAAGCACTCGCCGACGTTCCTCGACCCCGATCGGGCGCGCCGCGTCGGGTTCCTGACGCGGGCGGTGACGATCGCCGCGGACCTGAACGCCGAAGCGGTGTCCTTCTGGAGCGGCAACAAACCCGCGGACCTCGAACCCGAGAACGCCTGGGCGTACCTGGTCGACGGGTGTGCCGAGGTGCTCGAAGCCGCCGACGAGCAGGACGTCCGGCTCGGGTTCGAACCCGAGCCCGGCATGCTCGTCGAGGACCTCGACGGGTACTTCGAGCTGTCGAGGAGGCTCGGTGACCCGGCCCGGTTCGGGCTCACGCTGGACATCGGGCACTGCCGCTGCACCGAGTCCGCGTCCGTTCCCGACTGCGTCCGCCGGGCCCTGCCGCGGCTGGTGAACGTCCAGATCGACGACATGCGCCGCGGCACCCACGAACACCTGGAGTTCGGGAAGGGGGAGATCGACTTCCCGCCGGTGCTGGCCGCGCTGGAGCCGTACCGCGGCCTGGTCGCCGTCGAACTGCCCCGTGACAGCCACGCGGCCCCGCGGATCGCCCGCGAATCCCTGGAGTTCCTGCGGAAGGCGGTGACCGCGTGA
- a CDS encoding SCO3242 family prenyltransferase encodes MGAPVTAPVKVLAELVRAPAALTVPGDAVAGAAASGWPFGRRTLALTGASVCLYWAGMALNDYADRALDAVERPERPIPSGRVSPGTALGVATGLTAGGLGIAAAAGGRRALRVALPLAVTVWAYDFALKKTVLGPAAMAAARTLDVLLGAGGQRAALPAALTVGAHTYAVTTLSRSEVDGATPALPAAALAATAGVGLAAGRGGPLASALLGGYAVTTGGAQFDAVRDPAAVKIRRAVGAGIHGMIPLQAGLIARAGAWRPALAVAAAFPLARALGRKVSPT; translated from the coding sequence ATGGGCGCACCGGTGACGGCCCCGGTGAAGGTACTGGCCGAGCTCGTCCGCGCGCCCGCCGCGCTGACCGTGCCGGGGGACGCCGTCGCCGGGGCCGCCGCGTCCGGCTGGCCCTTCGGCCGCCGCACGCTCGCCCTGACCGGTGCCTCGGTCTGCCTCTACTGGGCGGGCATGGCGCTCAACGACTACGCCGACCGCGCCCTCGACGCGGTCGAACGGCCCGAACGGCCGATCCCGTCGGGCCGGGTCTCGCCCGGGACGGCGCTCGGCGTCGCCACCGGGCTGACCGCGGGCGGCCTGGGCATCGCCGCGGCCGCCGGGGGACGACGGGCCCTGCGCGTCGCCCTTCCGTTGGCCGTCACCGTGTGGGCCTACGACTTCGCGCTCAAAAAGACCGTCCTCGGCCCGGCCGCGATGGCCGCCGCCCGGACCCTCGACGTCCTGCTCGGCGCCGGCGGGCAGCGCGCCGCCCTGCCCGCGGCGCTGACGGTCGGGGCGCACACCTACGCCGTGACAACGCTGTCGAGGTCCGAAGTGGACGGTGCCACCCCGGCGCTGCCCGCCGCCGCACTGGCCGCGACGGCCGGCGTCGGGCTCGCCGCCGGCCGCGGTGGCCCGCTGGCTTCGGCGCTGCTCGGCGGGTATGCCGTCACCACCGGCGGAGCGCAGTTCGACGCCGTGCGCGATCCCGCCGCCGTCAAGATCCGGCGGGCGGTCGGCGCCGGGATCCACGGCATGATCCCGCTGCAGGCCGGGCTGATCGCGCGGGCAGGTGCGTGGCGCCCGGCACTCGCCGTGGCCGCGGCGTTCCCGCTCGCGCGGGCGCTGGGCCGGAAGGTGTCGCCGACATGA
- a CDS encoding inositol-3-phosphate synthase gives MGKIGVWLIGARGSVATTAVAGAAALRAGLAARTGCVTDLPDFAGAAVPAVGDLVFGGHDVVGTPLVKRVEQLAAAGVLPAALPGAVAAELDAAEARLRPAPSGPGRAAIEQVVADLTEFRRHVDHVVVINVASTEPPCPPHPAHASLAALDQALDVLPPSARYAYAAFRAGCGFVDFTPSTGARLPALDEFARVTGQPYAGRDGKTGETLLRSVLAPMFAQRGLNVLAWSGTNLLGGGDGATLADPAAASSKNASKQQVLARNLDRPVDGEVHIDYVPALGDWKTAWDHVLFEGFLGTRMTLQLTWQGCDSALAAPLVLDLARLTGKACRDGVAGPVAEFGFFFKDPVGDGPPDLASQYAALREWAHR, from the coding sequence ATGGGGAAGATCGGTGTCTGGCTGATCGGCGCGCGCGGCTCGGTGGCCACCACGGCCGTTGCCGGGGCCGCCGCCTTGCGGGCGGGGCTCGCCGCCCGCACCGGCTGCGTGACCGACCTGCCGGACTTCGCCGGGGCCGCCGTGCCCGCCGTCGGCGACCTCGTCTTCGGCGGTCACGACGTCGTCGGCACGCCGCTGGTCAAGCGGGTCGAGCAGCTCGCGGCCGCCGGGGTGCTGCCGGCCGCGCTGCCCGGTGCGGTCGCGGCCGAGCTGGACGCCGCCGAAGCCCGGCTGCGGCCGGCGCCGTCCGGGCCTGGCCGCGCGGCGATCGAGCAGGTCGTCGCCGATCTCACCGAGTTCCGTCGGCACGTCGACCACGTCGTCGTGATCAACGTGGCCTCCACCGAACCGCCGTGCCCGCCGCACCCCGCGCACGCCTCCCTGGCCGCCCTGGACCAGGCGCTCGACGTGCTGCCCCCGAGCGCCCGCTACGCCTACGCCGCCTTCCGCGCCGGTTGTGGCTTTGTCGACTTCACGCCGTCCACCGGGGCTCGCCTGCCCGCGCTCGACGAGTTCGCCCGCGTCACCGGGCAGCCGTACGCGGGCCGCGACGGCAAGACCGGCGAGACGCTGCTCCGGTCCGTACTCGCGCCGATGTTCGCCCAGCGCGGGCTGAACGTCCTGGCCTGGTCGGGCACGAACCTCCTCGGCGGCGGTGACGGCGCCACCCTGGCCGACCCCGCGGCCGCGTCGAGCAAGAACGCCTCGAAACAGCAGGTCCTGGCGCGCAACCTCGACCGGCCGGTCGACGGCGAGGTGCACATCGACTACGTCCCGGCGCTCGGCGACTGGAAGACCGCCTGGGACCACGTGCTCTTCGAAGGCTTCCTCGGCACGCGGATGACGCTGCAGCTCACCTGGCAGGGCTGCGACTCGGCGCTGGCCGCGCCGCTGGTGCTCGACCTCGCCCGGCTGACCGGCAAGGCGTGCCGCGACGGCGTGGCCGGGCCGGTCGCCGAATTCGGCTTCTTCTTCAAGGACCCCGTCGGCGACGGCCCGCCCGACCTGGCTTCGCAGTACGCGGCCCTGCGCGAATGGGCGCACCGGTGA
- a CDS encoding MarR family winged helix-turn-helix transcriptional regulator: protein MSLDDDAIEARAQGWRTLAALHARIEDRLQRALERDHELSVSEYTVLDVLARQDGFHLRMNQLANAVVLSQSATTRLVTRLEGRGLLARYLCADDRRGIYTEVTPAGRALLTAARPTHDSALAEALAEAEALPELAPLVGALGALSFGGAASA from the coding sequence GTGTCACTGGACGACGACGCCATCGAAGCGCGCGCACAGGGCTGGCGGACGCTGGCCGCGCTCCACGCGCGGATCGAGGACAGGCTGCAGCGCGCCCTCGAGCGCGACCACGAGCTGTCGGTGAGCGAGTACACGGTGCTGGACGTGCTGGCCCGCCAGGACGGCTTCCACCTGCGGATGAACCAGCTGGCCAACGCGGTGGTCCTCAGCCAGTCGGCGACGACCCGCCTGGTGACCCGGCTGGAGGGCCGCGGGCTGCTGGCCCGGTACCTGTGCGCGGACGACCGCCGCGGGATCTACACGGAGGTGACGCCGGCCGGCCGCGCGCTGTTGACGGCGGCCCGGCCGACGCACGACTCGGCGCTGGCGGAAGCGCTGGCAGAGGCCGAGGCGCTGCCGGAGCTGGCCCCGCTGGTCGGGGCGCTGGGCGCGCTCAGCTTCGGCGGCGCCGCTTCGGCTTGA
- a CDS encoding MFS transporter, producing the protein MPAALLALAISAFGIGTTEFVIMGLLPEVAADFGVSIPSAGLLISGYALGVVVGAPLLTALASRVPRKTVLVALMGLFIAGNVLSALAPSYGLLMTGRVVAALSHGAFFGVGSVVAASLVAPAKQASAIALMFTGLTVANVLGVPAGTALGQAFGWRSTFWVVSALGVAGAIGILALVPHQKPDPGAGLRGELAVFRRPQVWLALVMTALGFAGVFASFTYIAPMMTEVAGFSSGAVTWLLVLFGAGLFAGNLLGGRAADRRLMPSLYVILAALALVLVAFVFTAHAKVPAAITIALFGAAGFATVPPLQARVMAKAEGAPALASAANIAAFNLGNAGGAWLGGQAIDAGLGYTAPNWIGAALAAAGLAVALVSGLLDRRSPASFEAAERVLAR; encoded by the coding sequence ATGCCCGCCGCTCTGCTCGCACTGGCGATCAGCGCTTTCGGGATCGGCACCACCGAGTTCGTGATCATGGGTTTGCTGCCCGAGGTCGCGGCCGATTTCGGTGTCTCGATCCCGTCCGCAGGCCTGCTCATCTCGGGCTACGCGCTCGGCGTCGTCGTCGGCGCTCCCCTGCTCACCGCGCTGGCCTCGCGGGTGCCGCGCAAGACCGTGCTGGTCGCCCTGATGGGCCTGTTCATCGCGGGCAACGTGCTCTCGGCGCTCGCCCCGAGCTACGGCCTGCTGATGACCGGCCGGGTCGTCGCCGCCCTCTCACACGGCGCCTTCTTCGGCGTCGGCTCGGTCGTGGCCGCGTCGCTGGTCGCCCCGGCCAAGCAGGCCAGCGCCATCGCGCTGATGTTCACCGGGCTGACCGTGGCGAACGTGCTCGGCGTGCCCGCCGGCACCGCACTCGGCCAGGCCTTCGGCTGGCGCTCGACGTTCTGGGTGGTCAGCGCGCTCGGCGTGGCCGGCGCGATCGGCATCCTCGCGCTCGTGCCGCACCAGAAGCCGGACCCCGGCGCCGGCCTGCGCGGCGAGCTCGCCGTGTTCCGCCGCCCGCAGGTGTGGCTCGCGCTGGTGATGACCGCGCTCGGCTTCGCCGGGGTGTTCGCCTCCTTCACCTACATCGCCCCGATGATGACCGAGGTCGCCGGCTTCTCGAGCGGCGCCGTCACCTGGCTGCTCGTGCTCTTCGGCGCCGGCCTGTTCGCCGGCAACCTGCTCGGCGGCCGGGCGGCGGACCGCAGGCTGATGCCCAGCCTGTACGTCATCCTCGCCGCACTGGCGCTGGTGCTGGTGGCGTTCGTGTTCACCGCGCACGCGAAGGTGCCCGCGGCGATCACGATCGCGTTGTTCGGCGCGGCCGGCTTCGCTACCGTGCCGCCGCTGCAGGCCCGCGTGATGGCCAAGGCCGAGGGCGCCCCGGCGCTGGCCTCGGCCGCGAACATCGCCGCGTTCAACCTCGGCAACGCCGGCGGCGCCTGGCTCGGCGGCCAGGCCATCGACGCCGGCCTCGGTTACACCGCCCCCAACTGGATCGGCGCCGCGCTCGCCGCGGCCGGCCTCGCCGTGGCGCTCGTCTCCGGACTGCTCGACCGCCGTTCCCCGGCTAGTTTCGAAGCCGCGGAACGGGTACTCGCCCGATGA
- a CDS encoding aldo/keto reductase, whose product MTSVPDIELNNGVRMPQLGYGVFQVPDDETAAAVKTALEVGYRSIDTAAVYGNEKGVGQAIAESGIARDELFVTTKLWNSAQGYDSTLKAFDESMAKLGLEQLDLYLIHWPTPARGKFLDTWKAFEKLYTDGRVRAIGVSNFQPSHLERLLDAAEIAPAVNQVELHPYLQQRELREFDAKQGIATEAWSPLAKGGSLLGDPVVAELAVKHSRTPAQIVLRWHLQLGNVVIPKSVTRSRIEENFDLFGFTLTEEEMESLTPLDRGERTGPDPDTFNAA is encoded by the coding sequence GTGACCAGCGTGCCCGACATCGAACTCAACAACGGCGTGCGGATGCCGCAACTCGGCTACGGCGTGTTCCAGGTCCCGGACGACGAGACCGCCGCCGCCGTGAAGACCGCCCTCGAAGTGGGCTACCGCAGCATCGACACCGCGGCCGTCTACGGCAACGAAAAGGGTGTCGGCCAGGCGATCGCCGAGTCCGGCATCGCCCGTGACGAGCTGTTCGTCACCACCAAGCTGTGGAACTCCGCACAGGGCTACGACTCGACGCTCAAGGCGTTCGACGAGAGCATGGCCAAGCTCGGCCTGGAGCAGCTGGACCTGTACCTGATCCACTGGCCGACCCCGGCGCGCGGCAAGTTCCTCGACACGTGGAAGGCGTTCGAGAAGCTGTACACGGACGGCCGCGTCCGCGCGATCGGCGTCTCCAACTTCCAGCCGTCGCACCTCGAGCGCCTGCTCGACGCGGCCGAGATCGCCCCCGCGGTCAACCAGGTCGAACTGCACCCCTACCTGCAGCAGCGCGAGCTGCGCGAGTTCGACGCCAAGCAGGGCATCGCGACCGAGGCGTGGAGCCCGCTGGCCAAGGGCGGCAGCCTGCTCGGCGACCCGGTGGTCGCGGAACTGGCGGTGAAGCACAGCCGCACGCCCGCGCAGATCGTGCTGCGGTGGCACCTGCAGCTGGGCAACGTGGTGATCCCGAAGTCGGTCACGCGGTCCCGGATCGAGGAGAACTTCGACCTGTTCGGGTTCACCCTCACGGAGGAGGAGATGGAGTCGCTGACCCCGCTGGACCGCGGCGAGCGCACCGGCCCGGACCCGGACACCTTCAACGCCGCCTGA
- a CDS encoding SAM-dependent methyltransferase: MTPGDLRSGTGGGAAALDFSKASLARLSDALLGGHDHYEVDREAMRRLLAIAPGARTMAKEHRDWLVRAVRFLAGKRGIDQFLDLGSGMPTAENTHEVAQRYNPDAQVVYVDNDPVVQVHGRALLEENYLTHVTGADLTRPAETLADEVVKEYLDFTRPVALILTSIVHHIDDYDRAKAIVSEYVDALAPGSFLLLTHNFDPEEDSPRQELARLLETSFQGTGLGSVHRTREQITGFFDGTELLRPGLVYLHEWWPDGPRLHPLGELNFLTLGGVARKQ; the protein is encoded by the coding sequence ATGACGCCTGGCGACCTGCGGTCCGGAACCGGGGGCGGTGCGGCCGCCCTCGATTTCAGCAAGGCGAGCCTGGCCCGGCTGTCCGACGCGCTGCTCGGCGGGCACGACCACTACGAAGTGGACCGCGAAGCGATGCGGCGGCTGCTGGCCATCGCGCCCGGCGCCCGGACGATGGCTAAAGAACACCGCGACTGGCTGGTGCGCGCGGTGCGGTTCCTGGCCGGCAAGCGCGGCATCGACCAGTTCCTCGACCTCGGTTCCGGCATGCCCACCGCGGAGAACACCCACGAGGTGGCGCAGCGGTACAACCCGGACGCGCAGGTGGTGTACGTCGACAACGACCCGGTCGTGCAGGTGCACGGCCGGGCGCTGCTCGAGGAGAACTACCTGACCCACGTGACCGGAGCCGACCTGACGCGGCCGGCCGAAACGCTCGCCGACGAGGTCGTCAAGGAGTACCTCGACTTCACCCGTCCGGTGGCGTTGATCCTGACCTCGATCGTGCACCACATCGACGACTACGACCGCGCGAAGGCGATCGTCTCCGAGTACGTCGACGCGCTCGCGCCCGGGTCGTTCCTGCTGCTCACGCACAACTTCGACCCGGAGGAGGACTCCCCGCGCCAGGAGCTGGCGCGGCTGCTGGAGACCAGCTTCCAGGGCACCGGCCTGGGCAGCGTCCACCGCACCCGCGAGCAGATCACCGGGTTCTTCGACGGCACCGAGCTGCTCCGGCCCGGCCTGGTCTACCTGCACGAATGGTGGCCGGACGGCCCGCGCCTGCACCCGCTGGGCGAGCTCAACTTCCTCACCCTCGGCGGGGTCGCCCGCAAGCAGTGA
- a CDS encoding helix-turn-helix domain-containing protein → MAQDVYSVEQVAAKLGLHVRTVRNYVRDGRLKAVRIGKQYRIAAADLAAFTGLPVAERAAAPVAELSGVVEIAGVDRAAADRIATMVLASVNGPRDGDERPLRVETIHDGERATMKIIVLGDLAAGADLLRWVASVTENLA, encoded by the coding sequence ATGGCCCAAGACGTCTACTCCGTCGAACAGGTCGCCGCGAAGCTCGGACTGCACGTCCGGACGGTCCGGAACTACGTGCGGGACGGCAGGCTGAAGGCGGTCCGGATCGGCAAGCAGTACCGGATCGCGGCCGCGGACCTGGCGGCCTTCACCGGCCTGCCGGTGGCCGAGCGGGCCGCGGCGCCGGTGGCGGAGCTGTCCGGGGTCGTCGAGATCGCCGGCGTCGACCGGGCGGCGGCCGACCGGATCGCGACCATGGTCCTGGCCTCGGTCAACGGCCCCCGGGACGGCGACGAGCGGCCGTTGCGCGTCGAGACCATCCACGACGGGGAGCGTGCCACGATGAAGATCATCGTACTCGGTGACCTGGCCGCCGGGGCCGATTTGCTGCGCTGGGTCGCCTCGGTCACGGAAAACCTGGCCTGA
- a CDS encoding type 1 glutamine amidotransferase domain-containing protein, with product MANALQGRRVAILAADGVEQVELEKPRQAVLDEGATVELVSLDTGEIQAMNGDIDKGDRFPVDRKVADVEIGDFDALLLPGGTMNPDHLRTDPAAVKFVGDFVRAGKPVGVICHGPWTLAEADVVRGRTLTSYPSIRTDLRNAGATVVDEEVVVDNGLVSSRNPDDLPAFCQAVVREFAG from the coding sequence ATGGCGAACGCACTGCAAGGACGCCGGGTCGCGATCCTGGCCGCGGACGGCGTCGAACAGGTCGAGCTGGAGAAGCCGCGCCAGGCCGTCCTCGACGAGGGCGCGACGGTCGAGCTGGTTTCGCTGGACACCGGTGAAATCCAGGCGATGAACGGCGACATCGACAAGGGCGACCGGTTCCCGGTGGACCGGAAGGTCGCCGACGTCGAAATCGGCGACTTCGACGCGCTGCTGCTGCCCGGCGGCACGATGAACCCCGACCACCTGCGCACCGACCCCGCCGCGGTCAAGTTCGTCGGCGACTTCGTGCGCGCGGGCAAGCCGGTCGGGGTGATCTGCCACGGTCCGTGGACGCTCGCCGAAGCGGATGTCGTGCGTGGCCGCACGCTGACGTCCTACCCGAGCATCCGGACGGACCTGCGCAACGCCGGCGCCACGGTGGTCGACGAAGAGGTCGTCGTGGACAACGGACTGGTCTCCAGCCGCAACCCGGACGACCTGCCGGCGTTCTGCCAGGCGGTCGTGCGCGAGTTCGCGGGCTGA